Below is a window of Deltaproteobacteria bacterium DNA.
ACGGAGGTGATTGTCAATGCGGTTTATCAGGCAGCCGGCGCCCAGGCTGACCAGAGAGGTGTGGCCATGCCGGCGGAGAAAAGAGGAAGCAGCATTTTCTGCAGTCATGGAGGCCTTCTTGTGGCTGAGTTCTGAGTCCTGCTGTGTCTGCCAGTGTGTATTCGTATAGCCTCATATAAACGAGAGGCAAGGGAAAAATGAAAAGCATGCAGGAATTTTGCAATGTATTATAATTACAAACTTCTGATCTTGGCAAACTGGAACTCTCTGTGAACTTGAACGTGGAGTTGTGCTGGAGGCAAGATCACTGCTGCATCAGCTGGCTTGCACCGGACAGGGCCCCGGCAGATGAGGATGCCTGGCATAGCTGGATAGTATGTTGCAGAAGGCAGGAGCGCATGGAGGCCTACGTTCCGGTATATAGAGACCACAGCACCCTGAAAAATGGAACTATAGAGGCGACCATTGTGCAGCAGGTGAATGAATTGATGAAATATCCACACAGGAGTCGGGAGTCCAACTTTGCCTCCAGCTGCTGAGCGCCCTCGACATGTACATGGTGAGCAGCTATTGCTGCAAGGCTGAGTTTCCATGGATCACCGCTGTAGCCTCGAGAGCCAGTGATCTGAGGTAATTCTAGTCGGAAAGCACCTGCGGAAGGGTAGGGAGGAGAACCATGAACGGCAGCCTGCCCCGGAGAGTAGACGTGGTCGTCATCGGAGGTGGTATTGTTGGAGTCAGTGTCGCTTATTATCTGGCCAAAAAGGGGATTGCCAGGGTGCTTCTCCTGGAGAAGGAGATGCTGGGGTCCGGTTCCACAGGCAAAAGTGTGGGCGGCATTCGAACACAGTTCTCCACCAGGATCAATATTCAATTTTCACTGCTCAGCCGCACAGTGTTTGAAGATTTCGAGACTGAATTCGGTACAGACCCCATGTTCCAGGAAATTGGCTACCTTTTCCTTGCCGGCAGTGACGCTCAATGGGACATTCTCAAGTCCAATGGAAAATTGCTGCGCAGTATGGCTCAGGAAGTGGAGCTGCTGACTCCCTCAGAGATTCATCAACGATGGCCATTCCTGCGGGTAGATGACCTCGAGGGCGGCTCCTACACAGCACAGGACGGCTATGCTGGTCCCAGTGAAGTATTGCAGGGATTCGTCAAAGGCGCCCGCAGGTTGGGAGCTGTGTTCAGAGAGGGCATCGAGGTGACTGGTATCGAGGTTAAGCAAGGATCCATTCGTGCTGTGACAACTTCCACCGGCGAGCAGGTGCAGACCCCGGTGGTGGTCAACGCAGCAGGGCCATATGCGGCCAGGGTCGCTGCCCTGGCTGGAGTCGATATTCCAGTTCGACCTCTAAGGAGACAGGTTTTTTATACTGACGCCTTCGACGACCTGCCAGCGGTTTTTCCCATGATCATCGACATGGAATACGGTTGGTATACCAGGAGAGAGGGACCGGGTGTGCTCCTGGCAGGTCCGCAGGACTCCGAGAGCTCTTACAACCAGAATGTTGATTTTGAGGCCAGAGAATGGACGGCCAGGCGTTCACTGCACCGGCTGCCTGTTCTGGAGCGGGCCCGCATTGCTGGGGGCTGGGCAGGCCTCTACGAGATTTCTCCAGACAACCACGCAATTATAGGTGCCTTCCCGGAGCTGCCCGGCTTTATCTGTGCCAATGGCTTTAGCGGCCACGGCTTTATGCATGCGCCGGCCACGGGCATTGTGGTTTCGGAGCTCATCGTGGCAGGCAAGACAGAGACCCTGGATATCTATCCTTTGCGACCTCAGCGTTTTCGCGAAGAGGATCTTATCAAGGAGCCGTTGACAGCCTTTAGAGACTGATTGCTTCAGGGAGGAACAGAAGAGTCACGCTTGAATGAGCTGATCCTGATATGGCTGTCAGCGGCTCCCTGGCCACCACGGACATCTCCTGCAAAATCACTACTGCCGAGTTGCACTCATAGACCTGGTTGGATGAAGATCGCTTTTTTTTTGCGAAGGGGCCAGGAGAGAATTTTATTGACAATAAGATATATGCAAGTATAGTGATGAAATATATTCTTCAGATAGATTGAAAAGAAATTTTCTCTCCAATCCTGTCGAAGCAATTATCTTCGGAGATTCATAATGGCCGAAGGATATACCTTGAATCAGGCCGTGCATGCTAAGCGCCTGTCCGGCGGCAAAGTCATTTTCCTAGACCAACACAGTGCGGAAGATTTGCAATTTGTCCGTGAGGCCTACGGTTACGAGGCGCTGGAAAGAGGATGGTTCCGGGAAGGTAATCGGCTTTTCTGCTTCAATGGTGCTTTGAGCAATGAGAGTGCCCAGCAGAAGTTGCAAGATGAGTCGCCGCCTGGAGTTCTCGAGGTGCCGCCACCCCCATTGCCAGAAGGACCGCTGACTCGCGAGCTGTTCACCATGGAGGATGGCACCACAGTTAGATGGATCAGACACCCCGGCGTCTTGCCAGCTAGCAGCCAGCCGTACTGGCGTCATCACACAGCTCTCTTTGAAATCAAAAGAAAAGATCCAAGTTTTGCAGCCTACACCTCCATTATGTCGTTTGCCTCTCTTGAAGGGGCAGATGGAAAGCTGCGGATCTTTGGGCCTGGCGGCATACGTTGGATCGATTATCCAAGCGAGGCGGCAGCCATTTCCGACGCCCTGGATATGAGTCTGGCTGTGGCCATGAAGATCCAGGTTGTCGGAACGCCCAATGGTGGCAACAAAATCGCTGTCTTTGGGGACAAGCGACACAAAGCCGCCGCCCTGCGCTCCATCTTCGCAGCTTTTGAACGGCTTGGTTTCATAGTGACCTCTGCAGATTTGGGTCTGTCCCTGAAGGATCTGGAAAGGCACGCCTTGCCAGTGGCCCCGACCAGTGTTGTTCCCCTTGGTGTCTACCAGAATGGCATCCCCTCAGCGGTTGTCACTGCCGATGCCAGTTATGCGGGTCTGGAGGCAATGGCGGAGGCTTTGCCGGGTTCGCCGGCACTCAGCACACTTACCGTCTCTTTGCAGGGCTGTGGCGAGGTAGGATACAGACTTGCGCAGCACCTTCTAGAAAACGGCACCATGGTAAAAATCGCTGAGCCTTGCAAAGAGACATGCAGCACCCTTCAACTGGAGTGTCGGCAGGCATTTGCCTCCGGACAGGCAGAGTTCATCAAGGACCCTGATGCTATTTATGACATTGCGGCCGACATCTTCTGTCCCTGTGCCTTGCGAGACATTCTGACTCGGGGGACTCTCGAGCGGCTCTTGCGGGCTGGCGTCCGTATCATTGGGGGGCCTGCCAATAATCTCTTTCCTAACCAAACAGATGGGCCGTGGCTTTTCCACGAGGCGGGCCTTCCTGTCGTTCCCTACGAAGGTATTGGGGCTGGTGGAGTAACCGGAGTTGCTTATTCCGTGATGACTGGAGTTTTCGGCCGCTGCCCTTTTGCTATTTCCGAAAAAATCCAGATGATTCGAGATTACGTGGCCAGAATACTCCGCTGGTCAAAGCGCTATGACCTGCCACCGCAGGTGATTTCAGATCGACTGCTGTTCAGAAGCACTCTCAGGCGGAGAGTCCTGAACCAGATGCAGACGGACCACATCATCGAACGTCTAAGGCGTGCTTTTCAGAGTGGCAATCACCTGCACGAACAAGCCCTGGTGCAGGAGTATACCAAGAAAGGGCTGTTTTATGGTGAAGGTCGTTTCCAGGAGGGGGGGTGGAAATTTCTATAATGGTGACATCTTTGTGCGGATGTGGTGGTGTTGTTTGGTGGGAACTGATTGAGGGAGGAGGGAGAGACGATGAAAAGAATGCTTACACTGCTGATTGTGGTGGCGGTTTCGCTGTCCATGTCCTTCTCGGTGGCACAGGCGAAAACGCTCGCTGATATCATAAAGAGTGGAAAAATCGTCATAGGGGTGAAAGGAGACTATCCACCCTGGGGCGTCATTAATGCCAAAGGCCAATTTGAAGGATGGGAAATCGATCTATGTCACAAGCTGGCTGAATATCTCTTTGGTGATCCCAGCAAGGTGGAATTTGTGGCTGTCACCGGGGGAAACCGTATTCCCTTCTTGAATTCAGGCAAAATCGATATTATCTGGGCTACCATGGGTTATACACCGCAGCGGGCCAAAGTGGTAGATTACTCGATCCCCTATTTCAAATCAGGCGTTCAGCTACTGACCAAGAAGGGTTCGGGAATCAAATCTATTTATGATCTCAAAGGGAAGACTGTGATTACTATAAAAGGCACAACTGGTGCCCAAGGGTTGGCCAAGTTGGTCCCTGAAGCCAAGCAGATAAAGTTTGACAAGACATCGGAAGCATTGCAGGCCCTGAGGGATGATCGAGGTGTGGCCTTTGCCCAGGATGACATTTTGCTGTTTAAATTGATTCTGGACAATCCAGAGTTGGAGGTTGTCGGCGAAGTGTTCAATCCCACGGATTGGGGAATCGGCTTTCGCAAGGGTGAAGACGATATAAAGGCCTATGTTAACCTGGCGCTGCGGTACATGTATCAGACCGGATATCTGCAAAGTTCACTTCGCAAGTGGTGGAAAGGGCAGGAACTCGACGAGTATCTCAAGAGAATTGATGATATGTTCAGCAAGTAGCACACAGACGGGGAGGAAGAGGGCAGCGGTGCCTCTTCCCCCAGTTCTCAGAAAACAAGTATGGACAGGCTATGCGCTTTGACTTTCAGGCTATAATAGATGCGCTGCCGTATATGAGCATGGGGCTGAAGAATACACTTCTGCTCACCTTCTGGGGAATCGTCTTTTCATCAATTCTCGGTATTGTCTGCGCCATTTTGAGAATCTCCAAGAACAGGCTCTGCAGAAACGCACTCATCGCCTACATCGAAATTTTTCGAAATACTCCTATAGTGGCCCAGATTTTTTACCTCTACTTTGCGCTGCCCCTCATAGGCATCAAGGTTTCTGCCTTCAACTGTGGTCTCATAGCTCTGGTTCTCCACTTCAATGCTTACAATATCGAAGTTTTTCGTTCTGGTCTGGAGGCTGTCCCCTTTGGCCTGCACGAAGCGGGCGAGGCCCTGGGATTTACATATGTACAGCGGCTCCGACTCATCACCATTCCCCTGGCATTGAGGATTTGTCTGCCTTCTCTGGCAAACAATTATGTCTCACTCCTGAAGAACACTGCCCTGGTCTCCATAATCGGGGTGGTGGAGATTACTTTCGTGGCCCAAGATGTGATCGCTGACAATTTCACTTTCCTCGAAATGTATTCTACTATCGCTGTCCTTTATCTGGTTCTTGTTTTTGGACTTACCTGGCTGCTGAGGAAGGTGGAAAGACGTTATGCTATAACTCTGTGAGTTTGATGAAATAGACTGCCATGTTTGACATGCTCAAACAGAACCTGCCGTTTCTGCTTGGTGGCGCCAAACACACATTCGTCTTGAGTGTTCTGGCGATGGTCATATCCATTCTGGTGGGCCTGGTCTTTGGTCTCATGCGGTTGTCCCAGAGACGCTGGCTGAGGACAACAGCCCTGGCCTATGTTGAGGTGTGGCGGGGTGTGCCCATGATAGTCTCTATCCTCTTTATCTATTTTGCCCTGCCGGAAATTATCAGGATCTGGATCAATGTGGAGATCTCCTCTTTTACTGCCATGCTCATCGCCTGCGTCTTCTGGACGTCAGCCAATGCGGCAGAAATAATACGCGGCGCTATTCAAGCAATACCCTTCGGTCAGACTGAAGCAGCTGAAGCGCTTGGCATGACCTATGTGCAGAGAATGCGGTTGGTCATCATGCCCCAGGCCGTCAAGATCATGATACCGCCCATGATTGGCCTGTTCACCCTGCTGCTGAAAGGAACGGCCATTGGTTTTATTATCGAGTATCGGGAGTTGATCAGGGTAGGCCAGATAACCATTGAACGATTGGTCATGGCGGGCCGAAAGAGTGCGAGCATTGAGATCTACACAGTAGTCATGATTATCTACTTTATTATGTGTTATCCACTCAGCCGCTTTTCCCTTTACTATGAACGCAAGTTGACCGAAGGAAAACAGTAGGAGAAATATTAGTTGATACGTTTTGTCGATGTTTACAAGTCATTCGGCGACAGGCTGGTTTTGAAGGGCATAAATTTCCATGTTCGAGAAGGGGAGGTTGTGGTAATTATTGGCCCTTCCGGTTCTGGCAAGTCGACCATTCTACGCTGTGTCAATCGGTTGGTTCCCATTGATAGCGGACAGGTTATTGTGGATGGCATGTCTGTAAATGATCCTGAGACCAAAATCGTCAAAGTGCGGGAAGAAGTAGGTATGGTTTTTCAGCAGTTCAATCTCTTTCCTCATAAGACCGTGCTCGAAAATGTCATGATGGCGCCCATTCATGTGCGCAAGGTCAAACGGGAAGAGGCCAGAAAGACAGCCGAAGAGCTCTTGAGGAAGGTGGACATCTGGGACCAAGCTCATAAATACCCGGCACAGCTTTCAGGCGGCCAGCAGCAGCGCGTTGCCATCACCAGGGCCTTGGCCATGCATCCCAAAATTATGCTGTTCGACGAGGCCACCAGCGCCCTTGATCCAGAGATGATTGGTGAGGTTCTTGATGTCATGAAACAGTTGGCCCGAGAAGGCATGACGATGATCTGTGTAACTCACGAAATGGGTTTTGCTCGGGAGGTCGCTGACCGAGTCATGTTCCTCGACGACGGCGTTGTAGTGGAGGAAGGAACCCCAGATGACATCTTCAGCGATGCCAGGGAAGAAAGAACAAAGGCTTTTCTCAGTAAAATTTTATGAAGGCAACCAGAAAACTCCCATGTCAAGAAGGTGACGCTCCATGACTCCGATGAAAGAACAGATACAGTCAGTTCCTATTCCCCTCGAAGTGCTCAATGAGATCTCCAGGCGCAAGGATGAATTCACGCCACGTCAGCGGATATTTGCCGAATATGTCCTGCAGAACCCTGAGAGCCTTGCCTTTCTATCGATTACCGATCTGGCGAAAGAGGCCAGGGTGTCTCAGGCCACTATTATCCGCTTCTGTAATGCCCTCGGCTATGATGGCTATGCGCAACTGGCGCGCGAAGCACAGCAGGCCATTCAAGTCGAGCTGGGGACAGTTGGCCGTTTCCGACTGGTCCGAGAGATGCGCCGGGAGTCAAATGGGAACCCGCCCAGATCCAGTTTCGAGCGGGTAGTTGTTCAGGAGATAGAGAATCTCACCTTTCTGGCCAAGAGCATCAAGATCGCAGATTTTTACCACTGTCTGGACATGATGGCCGAGGCGGACCGCATCTGCGTCATTGGTTGTTTGAGCTCTACCAGCCTGGCTGTGTTTTTCGGATACACGCTTTCCAAACTCAAGCCAGAGGTAGATGTGATTCACGGCCATGGGGTCATGTCATCGGCGATCTGTCAGCGCCTTTCTGAAAAATCACTGGTTTTTCTCATTGCATTTCCAAGATATCCGCGAGAAACCGTGGAACTGGGGGAACTGGCTGCCAGCAGGGGAGCGCGGATTGTTGCCATTACCAACAGCCATATTTCTCCAATAGTACCTCTGGCTGATCTGGTTTTTTTCCTGCCGGTGGGCATTCCTTCGTTTGTAGACGCATATGCTTCACCAATAGTCTTTATCAGCGGTCTATTGACAGAGTTCAGCGAGCGCATACCCGAACAGGCGCAACTTACACTGGGTAAATACGACGAATACGCCGCCCAGATGGACCTCTTCCAATACATGGATGGAAAAAGGGGACCGAAGAACAGACGCTAGACATGGGCAAATTCCTGCTCAGACAACAGCAGCATGCCCGGGAGCCCACGCTTGCCATCTCAGGCTCTCTCTGTGATGAGCTCTCCAAGCAAGGAATGAACAGCAATGGATATCTGGAACCTGAAAGGTGGACATCTGAAAATACTGACATCGGCTGAAGTAGCGGAGATCCATCAGCGGGCCCTGGATGTGCTGCAACAGGTAGGCTGCTTCTTCGATAACGAGCAAGCCCTCCATATCTTTGCCAAACACGGCGCTGTCGTTGATCAGAGCAGCCGCATTGTCAAGATACCGAGAAACATGGTGGAGCAGGCTTTGCGGCTGTGTCCATCTTCCATGTTGCTTGCTGCCCGAGATCCCAAGCGAGACATTCATGCTGAAGGTTGCCGTGTCTACTTTGGGACTGGCACCTTTCCAGTCAACGTCCGGGATCTGGAATCAGGCAGGATGCGCAGGGGCTGCCTCAAGGACTGTGAGGACTTTGCCAGGCTGGTAGATGCCCTCGAGTTCGTACACTTTTTCAAGATCATGATTTCGCCCGCAGACGTCAATCAACGAT
It encodes the following:
- a CDS encoding amino acid ABC transporter permease, encoding MRFDFQAIIDALPYMSMGLKNTLLLTFWGIVFSSILGIVCAILRISKNRLCRNALIAYIEIFRNTPIVAQIFYLYFALPLIGIKVSAFNCGLIALVLHFNAYNIEVFRSGLEAVPFGLHEAGEALGFTYVQRLRLITIPLALRICLPSLANNYVSLLKNTALVSIIGVVEITFVAQDVIADNFTFLEMYSTIAVLYLVLVFGLTWLLRKVERRYAITL
- a CDS encoding FAD-binding oxidoreductase gives rise to the protein MNGSLPRRVDVVVIGGGIVGVSVAYYLAKKGIARVLLLEKEMLGSGSTGKSVGGIRTQFSTRINIQFSLLSRTVFEDFETEFGTDPMFQEIGYLFLAGSDAQWDILKSNGKLLRSMAQEVELLTPSEIHQRWPFLRVDDLEGGSYTAQDGYAGPSEVLQGFVKGARRLGAVFREGIEVTGIEVKQGSIRAVTTSTGEQVQTPVVVNAAGPYAARVAALAGVDIPVRPLRRQVFYTDAFDDLPAVFPMIIDMEYGWYTRREGPGVLLAGPQDSESSYNQNVDFEAREWTARRSLHRLPVLERARIAGGWAGLYEISPDNHAIIGAFPELPGFICANGFSGHGFMHAPATGIVVSELIVAGKTETLDIYPLRPQRFREEDLIKEPLTAFRD
- a CDS encoding amino acid ABC transporter permease is translated as MFDMLKQNLPFLLGGAKHTFVLSVLAMVISILVGLVFGLMRLSQRRWLRTTALAYVEVWRGVPMIVSILFIYFALPEIIRIWINVEISSFTAMLIACVFWTSANAAEIIRGAIQAIPFGQTEAAEALGMTYVQRMRLVIMPQAVKIMIPPMIGLFTLLLKGTAIGFIIEYRELIRVGQITIERLVMAGRKSASIEIYTVVMIIYFIMCYPLSRFSLYYERKLTEGKQ
- a CDS encoding amino acid ABC transporter ATP-binding protein, whose product is MIRFVDVYKSFGDRLVLKGINFHVREGEVVVIIGPSGSGKSTILRCVNRLVPIDSGQVIVDGMSVNDPETKIVKVREEVGMVFQQFNLFPHKTVLENVMMAPIHVRKVKREEARKTAEELLRKVDIWDQAHKYPAQLSGGQQQRVAITRALAMHPKIMLFDEATSALDPEMIGEVLDVMKQLAREGMTMICVTHEMGFAREVADRVMFLDDGVVVEEGTPDDIFSDAREERTKAFLSKIL
- a CDS encoding MurR/RpiR family transcriptional regulator; the protein is MTPMKEQIQSVPIPLEVLNEISRRKDEFTPRQRIFAEYVLQNPESLAFLSITDLAKEARVSQATIIRFCNALGYDGYAQLAREAQQAIQVELGTVGRFRLVREMRRESNGNPPRSSFERVVVQEIENLTFLAKSIKIADFYHCLDMMAEADRICVIGCLSSTSLAVFFGYTLSKLKPEVDVIHGHGVMSSAICQRLSEKSLVFLIAFPRYPRETVELGELAASRGARIVAITNSHISPIVPLADLVFFLPVGIPSFVDAYASPIVFISGLLTEFSERIPEQAQLTLGKYDEYAAQMDLFQYMDGKRGPKNRR
- a CDS encoding transporter substrate-binding domain-containing protein, with the translated sequence MKRMLTLLIVVAVSLSMSFSVAQAKTLADIIKSGKIVIGVKGDYPPWGVINAKGQFEGWEIDLCHKLAEYLFGDPSKVEFVAVTGGNRIPFLNSGKIDIIWATMGYTPQRAKVVDYSIPYFKSGVQLLTKKGSGIKSIYDLKGKTVITIKGTTGAQGLAKLVPEAKQIKFDKTSEALQALRDDRGVAFAQDDILLFKLILDNPELEVVGEVFNPTDWGIGFRKGEDDIKAYVNLALRYMYQTGYLQSSLRKWWKGQELDEYLKRIDDMFSK